A window of the Salvelinus alpinus chromosome 3, SLU_Salpinus.1, whole genome shotgun sequence genome harbors these coding sequences:
- the LOC139570760 gene encoding echinoderm microtubule-associated protein-like 4 isoform X4: protein MEGSVSVAPACNSTTTNALLNNHCADDSISAASASDVQDRLSSLELRVQQQEDEITVMKAALADVLRRLALSEDTATTAKKQTSTKGQTPLREAYSMSCIANGSSSSRKPSHRDRDSSTVSVTRKDTFSSAAKRGHSAKRGTGMERSQSSTWESGEESRNKLVKAASTSKLLAKVAKNADKHKDPVISQAKMSTREKNSQAEGDYIKMFMRGRPITMFIPADVENYEDVRTELPPWKLKLEWVYGYRGRDCRANVYLLPTGESVYFIASVVVLFNYEERTQRHYLGHTDCVKCLAVHPDKIRIATGQIAGVDKDGRPLQPHVRVWDSVSLSTLQVIGLGTFERGVGSLAFSKADSGTHLAVIDDCNDHMLTVWDWQKKSKIAEIKSTNEVVLAVEFHPTDANTIVTCGKSHIFFWTWAGTSLARKQGIFGKYEKPKFVQCLAFLNNGDILTGDSGGVMLIWSRSTVEPAPGKGPKGAYQISRQIKAHDGSVFTLCQMRNGTLLTGGGKDHKIILWDHGLNPERDIEVPDQYGTIRAVAEGKGEQLLVGTSRNFVLRGTFNDGFQVEVQGHTDELWGLASHPFKDLFLTCAQDRQVCLWNSVDHCLEWTRLLDEHGHCADFHPSGAVVAIGTHSGKWYALDAETRDLVAIHTDGNEQLSVIRFSVDGTLLAVGSHDNFIYLYTVSDKGRKYTRYGKCIGHSSYITHLDWSPDNKFIMSNSGDYEILYWDIPNGCKYIRNRSECKDIDWATYTCVLGYHVFGVWPEGSDGTDINALIRSHNRKVIALADDFCKVHLFQYPCARPKAPSHKYSAHSSHVTNVTFMHNDSHLVSTGGKDTSVMQWRLVEKTPSLVPSDSSLSLGEGLLHNSNPRATIPAVPLTPTPTEPAVTPIATPTPPTVLDLTSDPPAVPCGGTAIVTPPTEPTTNGRQESSPETPPPPGLTPPRSDSTPPPSHSTLSPKDSLDPSDDTATPSDEGRPFTPPS from the exons GCCAGACTCCCCTGCGCGAGGCCTATTCTATGTCCTGCATCGCCAACGGCAGCTCCAGCAGCCGCAAGCCCAGCCACAGAGACCGAGACAGCTCCACAGTTTCCGTCACCAGGAAGGATACCTTCTCCTCAGCTGCCAAGAG gggtcacAGTGCGAAGCGGGGCACGGGAATGGAGCGTTCACAGAGTAGTACCTGGGAGAGTGGCGAGGAGAGCAGGAACAAACTGGTGAAGGCTGCTTCCACCTCCAAACTGCTGGCCAAGGTGGCGAAGAACGCAGACAA GCATAAAGACCCAGTGATCAGCCAAG CCAAAATGTCAACCCGTGAGAAAAACAGCCAAGCAG AGGGAGACTACATCAAGATGTTCATGCGAGGTCGCCCCATCACCATGTTCATCCCCGCGGACGTGGAGAACTACGAGGACGTGCGCACAGAGCTGCCTCCGTGGAAACTCAAACTTGAGTGGGT GTACGGCTACAGGGGGAGAGACTGCAGAGCCAACGTGTACCTGCTCCCTACAGGGGAGAGTGTATACTTCATAGCCTCCGTGGTCGTGCTCTTCAACTACGAGGAGAGAACACAGCGCCACTACCTTGGCCACACTGACTGTGTCAAATG CCTTGCCGTTCACCCCGATAAGATCCGCATTGCCACGGGACAGATTGCGGGAGTGGACAAGGACGGCCGG CCGCTGCAGCCCCACGTGAGGGTGTGGGACTCGGTGAGCCTGTCCACCCTGCAGGTCATCGGCCTGGGCACCTTTGAGAGAGGGGTGGGCTCCCTGGCCTTCTCTAAGGCG GACTCCGGTACACACCTGGCGGTGATTGACGATTGTAACGACCACATGCTGACTGTCTGGGACTGGCAGAAGAAATCCAAAATAGCTGAAATCAAG TCTACAAATGAGGTGGTGCTTGCGGTGGAGTTCCACCCTACTGATGCCAACACCATAGTAACCTGCGGCAAGTCACACATCTTCTTTTGGACCTGGGCTGGCACCTCGCTGGCACGCAAGCAGGGCATCTTCGGG AAATACGAGAAGCCAAAGTTTGTTCAGTGTCTGGCCTTCCTCAACAACGGGGACATCCTGACTGGAGACTCTGGAGGCGTCATGTTGATTTGGAGCCGGAGCACAGTGGAGCCGGCCCCAGGGAAAGGCCCCAAAG GTGCGTACCAGATCAGTCGTCAGATCAAGGCCCATGATGGCAGTGTTTTCACTCTGTGTCAGATGAGGAATGGGACCCTGCTGACCGGAGGGGGCAAGGACCACAAGATCATCCTGTGGGACCACGGCCTCAACCCAGAGAGGGACATAGAG GTCCCGGATCAATATGGAACCATTCGTGCTGTGGCTGAGGGCAAGGGCGAGCAGCTTTTGGTGGGCACTTCGCGTAACTTCGTCCTGAGGGGGACGTTTAATGACGGCTTCCAGGTGGAAGTCCAG GGTCACACAGACGAGCTGTGGGGGCTGGCCTCTCACCCCTTCAAGGACCTGTTCCTCACCTGTGCCCAGGACAGGCAAGTGTGCCTGTGGAATTCTGTGGACCACTGCTTGGAATGGACCAGGCTGCTGGAT GAGCATGGCCACTGTGCAGACTTCCACCCTAGTGGTGCTGTTGTGGCCATCGGTACTCACTCAGGAAA GTGGTACGCTCTGGATGCGGAGACCAGAGACCTGGTGGCCATTCATACAGACGGCAATGAGCAGCTGTCAGTCATACGCTTCTCCGTAG ATGGCACCCTGCTGGCAGTGGGATCACATGACAACTTCATTTACCTCTACACCGTGTCGGACAAAGGGCGCAAGTACACAAGATACGGGAAGTGCATT GGACATTCCAGCTACATCACACATCTTGACTGGTCCCCCGACAACAAGTTCATCATGTCCAACTCAGGAGACTATGAGATCCTCTACT GGGACATTCCAAATGGCTGCAAGTACATCCGTAACCGCTCCGAGTGTAAGGACATTGACTGGGCCACCTACACCTGTGTGCTGGGCTACCATGTCTTCG GAGTGTGGCCTGAGGGTTCTGATGGCACAGACATCAACGCCCTGATCAGATCCCACAACAGGAAGGTGATCGCTCTGGCTGATGACTTCTGCAAAGTGCACCTCTTCCAGTACCCCTGCGCCAGACCCAAG GCACCGAGCCACAAATATAGCGCCCACAGCAGTCACGTGACTAATGTGACCTTCATGCACAACGACAGTCACTTGGTGTCCACGGGCGGGAAGGATACCAGTGTCATGCAGTGGCGTCTGGTGGAGAAGACCCCCTCATTGGTCCCCAGcgactcttccctctctctgggGGAGGGGCTCCTGCATAACTCCAACCCCCGCGCCACCATCCCAGCGGTGCCCCTGACTCCCACCCCCACCGAGCCAGCCGTGACGCCAATCGCAACCCCAACTCCGCCCACAGTCCTcgacctgacctctgaccccccaGCGGTGCCCTGCGGTGGTACGGCCATCGTCACACCGCCCACCGAGCCCACGACCAATGGACGGCAGGAGAGCTCCCCTGAAACACCTCCCCCCCCCGGGCTGACCCCACCCCGCTCAGATTCTACCCCACCCCCCTCCCACAGCACGCTGAGCCCCAAGGACAGCCTGGACCCCAGCGATGACACGGCCACTCCTAGCGACGAGGGCCGCCCTTTCACCCCACCCTCGTAA
- the LOC139570760 gene encoding echinoderm microtubule-associated protein-like 4 isoform X2 translates to MEGSVSVAPACNSTTTNALLNNHCADDSISAASASDVQDRLSSLELRVQQQEDEITVMKAALADVLRRLALSEDTATTAKKQTSTKGQTPLREAYSMSCIANGSSSSRKPSHRDRDSSTVSVTRKDTFSSAAKSGQTAERKKDKPQMEGIKEKEEGPSQPNQANDKPSPASPVQPSPSPSVSSHPSSPHPPQSQRQAPESKGTSPAKRGHSAKRGTGMERSQSSTWESGEESRNKLVKAASTSKLLAKVAKNADKHKDPVISQEGDYIKMFMRGRPITMFIPADVENYEDVRTELPPWKLKLEWVYGYRGRDCRANVYLLPTGESVYFIASVVVLFNYEERTQRHYLGHTDCVKCLAVHPDKIRIATGQIAGVDKDGRPLQPHVRVWDSVSLSTLQVIGLGTFERGVGSLAFSKADSGTHLAVIDDCNDHMLTVWDWQKKSKIAEIKSTNEVVLAVEFHPTDANTIVTCGKSHIFFWTWAGTSLARKQGIFGKYEKPKFVQCLAFLNNGDILTGDSGGVMLIWSRSTVEPAPGKGPKGAYQISRQIKAHDGSVFTLCQMRNGTLLTGGGKDHKIILWDHGLNPERDIEVPDQYGTIRAVAEGKGEQLLVGTSRNFVLRGTFNDGFQVEVQGHTDELWGLASHPFKDLFLTCAQDRQVCLWNSVDHCLEWTRLLDEHGHCADFHPSGAVVAIGTHSGKWYALDAETRDLVAIHTDGNEQLSVIRFSVDGTLLAVGSHDNFIYLYTVSDKGRKYTRYGKCIGHSSYITHLDWSPDNKFIMSNSGDYEILYWDIPNGCKYIRNRSECKDIDWATYTCVLGYHVFGVWPEGSDGTDINALIRSHNRKVIALADDFCKVHLFQYPCARPKAPSHKYSAHSSHVTNVTFMHNDSHLVSTGGKDTSVMQWRLVEKTPSLVPSDSSLSLGEGLLHNSNPRATIPAVPLTPTPTEPAVTPIATPTPPTVLDLTSDPPAVPCGGTAIVTPPTEPTTNGRQESSPETPPPPGLTPPRSDSTPPPSHSTLSPKDSLDPSDDTATPSDEGRPFTPPS, encoded by the exons GCCAGACTCCCCTGCGCGAGGCCTATTCTATGTCCTGCATCGCCAACGGCAGCTCCAGCAGCCGCAAGCCCAGCCACAGAGACCGAGACAGCTCCACAGTTTCCGTCACCAGGAAGGATACCTTCTCCTCAGCTGCCAAGAG CGGTCAGACAGCGGAGAGGAAAAAGGACAAGCCTCAGATGGAGGGCAtcaaggagaaggaggaggggcccTCCCAGCCCAACCAGGCTAACGATAAACCCTCCCCTGCCAGCCCCGTACAGCCCTCTCCGTCCCCCTCCGTCTCCAgccacccctcctcaccccaccCCCCTCAGTCCCAAAGGCAGGCCCCGGAGAGCAAGGGCACCTCCCCAGCCAAAAG gggtcacAGTGCGAAGCGGGGCACGGGAATGGAGCGTTCACAGAGTAGTACCTGGGAGAGTGGCGAGGAGAGCAGGAACAAACTGGTGAAGGCTGCTTCCACCTCCAAACTGCTGGCCAAGGTGGCGAAGAACGCAGACAA GCATAAAGACCCAGTGATCAGCCAAG AGGGAGACTACATCAAGATGTTCATGCGAGGTCGCCCCATCACCATGTTCATCCCCGCGGACGTGGAGAACTACGAGGACGTGCGCACAGAGCTGCCTCCGTGGAAACTCAAACTTGAGTGGGT GTACGGCTACAGGGGGAGAGACTGCAGAGCCAACGTGTACCTGCTCCCTACAGGGGAGAGTGTATACTTCATAGCCTCCGTGGTCGTGCTCTTCAACTACGAGGAGAGAACACAGCGCCACTACCTTGGCCACACTGACTGTGTCAAATG CCTTGCCGTTCACCCCGATAAGATCCGCATTGCCACGGGACAGATTGCGGGAGTGGACAAGGACGGCCGG CCGCTGCAGCCCCACGTGAGGGTGTGGGACTCGGTGAGCCTGTCCACCCTGCAGGTCATCGGCCTGGGCACCTTTGAGAGAGGGGTGGGCTCCCTGGCCTTCTCTAAGGCG GACTCCGGTACACACCTGGCGGTGATTGACGATTGTAACGACCACATGCTGACTGTCTGGGACTGGCAGAAGAAATCCAAAATAGCTGAAATCAAG TCTACAAATGAGGTGGTGCTTGCGGTGGAGTTCCACCCTACTGATGCCAACACCATAGTAACCTGCGGCAAGTCACACATCTTCTTTTGGACCTGGGCTGGCACCTCGCTGGCACGCAAGCAGGGCATCTTCGGG AAATACGAGAAGCCAAAGTTTGTTCAGTGTCTGGCCTTCCTCAACAACGGGGACATCCTGACTGGAGACTCTGGAGGCGTCATGTTGATTTGGAGCCGGAGCACAGTGGAGCCGGCCCCAGGGAAAGGCCCCAAAG GTGCGTACCAGATCAGTCGTCAGATCAAGGCCCATGATGGCAGTGTTTTCACTCTGTGTCAGATGAGGAATGGGACCCTGCTGACCGGAGGGGGCAAGGACCACAAGATCATCCTGTGGGACCACGGCCTCAACCCAGAGAGGGACATAGAG GTCCCGGATCAATATGGAACCATTCGTGCTGTGGCTGAGGGCAAGGGCGAGCAGCTTTTGGTGGGCACTTCGCGTAACTTCGTCCTGAGGGGGACGTTTAATGACGGCTTCCAGGTGGAAGTCCAG GGTCACACAGACGAGCTGTGGGGGCTGGCCTCTCACCCCTTCAAGGACCTGTTCCTCACCTGTGCCCAGGACAGGCAAGTGTGCCTGTGGAATTCTGTGGACCACTGCTTGGAATGGACCAGGCTGCTGGAT GAGCATGGCCACTGTGCAGACTTCCACCCTAGTGGTGCTGTTGTGGCCATCGGTACTCACTCAGGAAA GTGGTACGCTCTGGATGCGGAGACCAGAGACCTGGTGGCCATTCATACAGACGGCAATGAGCAGCTGTCAGTCATACGCTTCTCCGTAG ATGGCACCCTGCTGGCAGTGGGATCACATGACAACTTCATTTACCTCTACACCGTGTCGGACAAAGGGCGCAAGTACACAAGATACGGGAAGTGCATT GGACATTCCAGCTACATCACACATCTTGACTGGTCCCCCGACAACAAGTTCATCATGTCCAACTCAGGAGACTATGAGATCCTCTACT GGGACATTCCAAATGGCTGCAAGTACATCCGTAACCGCTCCGAGTGTAAGGACATTGACTGGGCCACCTACACCTGTGTGCTGGGCTACCATGTCTTCG GAGTGTGGCCTGAGGGTTCTGATGGCACAGACATCAACGCCCTGATCAGATCCCACAACAGGAAGGTGATCGCTCTGGCTGATGACTTCTGCAAAGTGCACCTCTTCCAGTACCCCTGCGCCAGACCCAAG GCACCGAGCCACAAATATAGCGCCCACAGCAGTCACGTGACTAATGTGACCTTCATGCACAACGACAGTCACTTGGTGTCCACGGGCGGGAAGGATACCAGTGTCATGCAGTGGCGTCTGGTGGAGAAGACCCCCTCATTGGTCCCCAGcgactcttccctctctctgggGGAGGGGCTCCTGCATAACTCCAACCCCCGCGCCACCATCCCAGCGGTGCCCCTGACTCCCACCCCCACCGAGCCAGCCGTGACGCCAATCGCAACCCCAACTCCGCCCACAGTCCTcgacctgacctctgaccccccaGCGGTGCCCTGCGGTGGTACGGCCATCGTCACACCGCCCACCGAGCCCACGACCAATGGACGGCAGGAGAGCTCCCCTGAAACACCTCCCCCCCCCGGGCTGACCCCACCCCGCTCAGATTCTACCCCACCCCCCTCCCACAGCACGCTGAGCCCCAAGGACAGCCTGGACCCCAGCGATGACACGGCCACTCCTAGCGACGAGGGCCGCCCTTTCACCCCACCCTCGTAA
- the LOC139570760 gene encoding echinoderm microtubule-associated protein-like 4 isoform X3 gives MDGFAGSLDDSISAASASDVQDRLSSLELRVQQQEDEITVMKAALADVLRRLALSEDTATTAKKQTSTKGQTPLREAYSMSCIANGSSSSRKPSHRDRDSSTVSVTRKDTFSSAAKSGQTAERKKDKPQMEGIKEKEEGPSQPNQANDKPSPASPVQPSPSPSVSSHPSSPHPPQSQRQAPESKGTSPAKRGHSAKRGTGMERSQSSTWESGEESRNKLVKAASTSKLLAKVAKNADKHKDPVISQAKMSTREKNSQAEGDYIKMFMRGRPITMFIPADVENYEDVRTELPPWKLKLEWVYGYRGRDCRANVYLLPTGESVYFIASVVVLFNYEERTQRHYLGHTDCVKCLAVHPDKIRIATGQIAGVDKDGRPLQPHVRVWDSVSLSTLQVIGLGTFERGVGSLAFSKADSGTHLAVIDDCNDHMLTVWDWQKKSKIAEIKSTNEVVLAVEFHPTDANTIVTCGKSHIFFWTWAGTSLARKQGIFGKYEKPKFVQCLAFLNNGDILTGDSGGVMLIWSRSTVEPAPGKGPKGAYQISRQIKAHDGSVFTLCQMRNGTLLTGGGKDHKIILWDHGLNPERDIEVPDQYGTIRAVAEGKGEQLLVGTSRNFVLRGTFNDGFQVEVQGHTDELWGLASHPFKDLFLTCAQDRQVCLWNSVDHCLEWTRLLDEHGHCADFHPSGAVVAIGTHSGKWYALDAETRDLVAIHTDGNEQLSVIRFSVDGTLLAVGSHDNFIYLYTVSDKGRKYTRYGKCIGHSSYITHLDWSPDNKFIMSNSGDYEILYWDIPNGCKYIRNRSECKDIDWATYTCVLGYHVFGVWPEGSDGTDINALIRSHNRKVIALADDFCKVHLFQYPCARPKAPSHKYSAHSSHVTNVTFMHNDSHLVSTGGKDTSVMQWRLVEKTPSLVPSDSSLSLGEGLLHNSNPRATIPAVPLTPTPTEPAVTPIATPTPPTVLDLTSDPPAVPCGGTAIVTPPTEPTTNGRQESSPETPPPPGLTPPRSDSTPPPSHSTLSPKDSLDPSDDTATPSDEGRPFTPPS, from the exons GCCAGACTCCCCTGCGCGAGGCCTATTCTATGTCCTGCATCGCCAACGGCAGCTCCAGCAGCCGCAAGCCCAGCCACAGAGACCGAGACAGCTCCACAGTTTCCGTCACCAGGAAGGATACCTTCTCCTCAGCTGCCAAGAG CGGTCAGACAGCGGAGAGGAAAAAGGACAAGCCTCAGATGGAGGGCAtcaaggagaaggaggaggggcccTCCCAGCCCAACCAGGCTAACGATAAACCCTCCCCTGCCAGCCCCGTACAGCCCTCTCCGTCCCCCTCCGTCTCCAgccacccctcctcaccccaccCCCCTCAGTCCCAAAGGCAGGCCCCGGAGAGCAAGGGCACCTCCCCAGCCAAAAG gggtcacAGTGCGAAGCGGGGCACGGGAATGGAGCGTTCACAGAGTAGTACCTGGGAGAGTGGCGAGGAGAGCAGGAACAAACTGGTGAAGGCTGCTTCCACCTCCAAACTGCTGGCCAAGGTGGCGAAGAACGCAGACAA GCATAAAGACCCAGTGATCAGCCAAG CCAAAATGTCAACCCGTGAGAAAAACAGCCAAGCAG AGGGAGACTACATCAAGATGTTCATGCGAGGTCGCCCCATCACCATGTTCATCCCCGCGGACGTGGAGAACTACGAGGACGTGCGCACAGAGCTGCCTCCGTGGAAACTCAAACTTGAGTGGGT GTACGGCTACAGGGGGAGAGACTGCAGAGCCAACGTGTACCTGCTCCCTACAGGGGAGAGTGTATACTTCATAGCCTCCGTGGTCGTGCTCTTCAACTACGAGGAGAGAACACAGCGCCACTACCTTGGCCACACTGACTGTGTCAAATG CCTTGCCGTTCACCCCGATAAGATCCGCATTGCCACGGGACAGATTGCGGGAGTGGACAAGGACGGCCGG CCGCTGCAGCCCCACGTGAGGGTGTGGGACTCGGTGAGCCTGTCCACCCTGCAGGTCATCGGCCTGGGCACCTTTGAGAGAGGGGTGGGCTCCCTGGCCTTCTCTAAGGCG GACTCCGGTACACACCTGGCGGTGATTGACGATTGTAACGACCACATGCTGACTGTCTGGGACTGGCAGAAGAAATCCAAAATAGCTGAAATCAAG TCTACAAATGAGGTGGTGCTTGCGGTGGAGTTCCACCCTACTGATGCCAACACCATAGTAACCTGCGGCAAGTCACACATCTTCTTTTGGACCTGGGCTGGCACCTCGCTGGCACGCAAGCAGGGCATCTTCGGG AAATACGAGAAGCCAAAGTTTGTTCAGTGTCTGGCCTTCCTCAACAACGGGGACATCCTGACTGGAGACTCTGGAGGCGTCATGTTGATTTGGAGCCGGAGCACAGTGGAGCCGGCCCCAGGGAAAGGCCCCAAAG GTGCGTACCAGATCAGTCGTCAGATCAAGGCCCATGATGGCAGTGTTTTCACTCTGTGTCAGATGAGGAATGGGACCCTGCTGACCGGAGGGGGCAAGGACCACAAGATCATCCTGTGGGACCACGGCCTCAACCCAGAGAGGGACATAGAG GTCCCGGATCAATATGGAACCATTCGTGCTGTGGCTGAGGGCAAGGGCGAGCAGCTTTTGGTGGGCACTTCGCGTAACTTCGTCCTGAGGGGGACGTTTAATGACGGCTTCCAGGTGGAAGTCCAG GGTCACACAGACGAGCTGTGGGGGCTGGCCTCTCACCCCTTCAAGGACCTGTTCCTCACCTGTGCCCAGGACAGGCAAGTGTGCCTGTGGAATTCTGTGGACCACTGCTTGGAATGGACCAGGCTGCTGGAT GAGCATGGCCACTGTGCAGACTTCCACCCTAGTGGTGCTGTTGTGGCCATCGGTACTCACTCAGGAAA GTGGTACGCTCTGGATGCGGAGACCAGAGACCTGGTGGCCATTCATACAGACGGCAATGAGCAGCTGTCAGTCATACGCTTCTCCGTAG ATGGCACCCTGCTGGCAGTGGGATCACATGACAACTTCATTTACCTCTACACCGTGTCGGACAAAGGGCGCAAGTACACAAGATACGGGAAGTGCATT GGACATTCCAGCTACATCACACATCTTGACTGGTCCCCCGACAACAAGTTCATCATGTCCAACTCAGGAGACTATGAGATCCTCTACT GGGACATTCCAAATGGCTGCAAGTACATCCGTAACCGCTCCGAGTGTAAGGACATTGACTGGGCCACCTACACCTGTGTGCTGGGCTACCATGTCTTCG GAGTGTGGCCTGAGGGTTCTGATGGCACAGACATCAACGCCCTGATCAGATCCCACAACAGGAAGGTGATCGCTCTGGCTGATGACTTCTGCAAAGTGCACCTCTTCCAGTACCCCTGCGCCAGACCCAAG GCACCGAGCCACAAATATAGCGCCCACAGCAGTCACGTGACTAATGTGACCTTCATGCACAACGACAGTCACTTGGTGTCCACGGGCGGGAAGGATACCAGTGTCATGCAGTGGCGTCTGGTGGAGAAGACCCCCTCATTGGTCCCCAGcgactcttccctctctctgggGGAGGGGCTCCTGCATAACTCCAACCCCCGCGCCACCATCCCAGCGGTGCCCCTGACTCCCACCCCCACCGAGCCAGCCGTGACGCCAATCGCAACCCCAACTCCGCCCACAGTCCTcgacctgacctctgaccccccaGCGGTGCCCTGCGGTGGTACGGCCATCGTCACACCGCCCACCGAGCCCACGACCAATGGACGGCAGGAGAGCTCCCCTGAAACACCTCCCCCCCCCGGGCTGACCCCACCCCGCTCAGATTCTACCCCACCCCCCTCCCACAGCACGCTGAGCCCCAAGGACAGCCTGGACCCCAGCGATGACACGGCCACTCCTAGCGACGAGGGCCGCCCTTTCACCCCACCCTCGTAA